From Sceloporus undulatus isolate JIND9_A2432 ecotype Alabama chromosome 6, SceUnd_v1.1, whole genome shotgun sequence, one genomic window encodes:
- the LOC121933256 gene encoding uncharacterized protein LOC121933256, with translation MKHLLKGNRLVFVPTMDFMTTRRWPGFSLLCVAVLLSLGNGAFGNIDLNNLKTIIDYITEYGIDAKYEYAVAVRLDKPYCINPTPENLETALPMREMRRMHNAIRQRNGLYVPDEISNIVAARPETNTQKHAEWRLLSGGQNSPVDRMLAGKDRQNSCLIFFTHFSPCIDRCLNPNDKGSIVDMVNFLFNTFERDLRAFVFETIYPDDAMKIEKVDEAWGRIKDAPLFRCDINSCILCFNNSPPGTLTPCYYF, from the exons ATGAAACATCTTTTGAAGGGAAACAGACTGGTTTTTGTTCCTACCATGGACTTTATG ACAACCAGGCGTTGGCCAGGCTTCAGTCTCTTATGTGTGGCTGTCTTACTCTCTTTGGGGAATGGAGCCTTTGGAAACATAGACCTAAACAATCTGAAGACGATTATTGACTACATCACAGA GTACGGAATTGATGCCAAGTACGAATATGCTGTGGCTGTAAGGCTGGATAAACCATACTGCATAAATCCTACTCCAGAGAACCTGGAAACTGCCTTGCCAATGAGAGAGATGAGACGGATGCATAATGCTATTAGACAGAGAAATGGCCTGTATGTCCCAGATGAAATAAGCAATATTGTGGCAGCTAGGCCAGAGACGAATACGCAAAAGCATGCTGAATGGCGTTTGCTGTCTGGAGGCCAGAATAGCCCAGTAGACAGGATGCTAGCTGGTAAGGACCGCCAGAATAGTTGCCTGATTTTCTTCACCCATTTCTCCCCCTGTATAGACCGGTGCCTCAATCCAAATGACAAGGGTAGCATTGTCGACATggtcaattttctttttaatacgTTTGAGAGAGATTTGAGGGCTTTTGTATTTGAAACAATCTATCCAGATGATGCAATGAAAATAGAGAAAGTGGACGAAGCCTGGGGACGCATCAAGGATGCACCACTATTCCGGTGTGACATAAATAGTTGCATCCTATGTTTCAATAATAGCCCACCAGGAACCTTGACCCCTTGTTACTACTTCTAA